The segment GACAGGTTCGGCACCGTGATCACGCCGGTCGGCGAGGGCGATATGGCGTGGACGATCGGCGATCACGGCTTCGAAATGGTCTTGAGCAAGTACGTGCCGCACATCATAGATGAGCACATTCTCGGCGCCCTGGAGCCGCTGCTGGCCGAGGAGCCTGAGCTGGCACGTTCACCGAAGGAGAGCGTGCGGCACTGGGCCATTCATCCGGGCGGCCGCAGCATCCTGGACAAGGTGGAGGCCAAGCTCGGGCTCAGCGAGGCGCAGTTGATACCGTCGCGCGACACACTGCGCGATTACGGCAACATGAGCAGCGCCACCATCCTCTTCGTGCTCAAACACATACTTGACGGGCGGCGCGAGGCGAGCTTGGGCGCGATCCTTCCGGGCGAGACGGGTCCAGGCGAGACGCTGGCGGACGAGAGCGTTCCGGACCGGGACGAGCGAGTGGCCGCGATGGCGTTCGGGCCGGGACTCACCGTGGAAACCGCCCTGCTGACCCGGCTCCCCGCTGTAGCGACCGGCTGAGTGAAACCTATGATGGGCCGCCCCGATCTCCGGCACCGAGCGGTTGACGAAATCGAGCAGATGGACGAACCTGGCTGCGATCCGCGGAAACTCAACCGGACCTATGCCCAGTTCCCCCTGGTCAACGCCGTGGTCGCCGGATGGCGCGGGGTCTACCGGAACCGGATCCGTGATCGTCTCGCCGGCGATCGCGAACACACGCTGCTCGATATCGGCTCCGGGGGAGGAGACCTGGCCAGGGCGTTTGCCCGGTGGGCCGCGCGCGACGGAATAGACCTGCACGTCACCGCCATCGATCCCGACCAGCGGGCGTACAACTTCGCGGTGCAGCGTCCGGCCGAGCGGGTCTCCTACCGTCAGGCGGCCAGCAGCGACCTGGTTCGCGAGGGCCAGCGCTTCGACGTGGTCATTTCCAACCATGTGCTGCACCACCTATGTACGGAAGAAACCGCGGCGATGCTGGCCGATTGCGAGCGGCTGGCGAACTCCTACGCCGTGCACAGCGACATCGCCCGTTCGCTGCTGGCCTACCGCTTGTTCTCGATAGGCTCCCTGCCGTTCTCTCCCGGCTCATTCATTCGTCCGGATGGCCTGACCTCGATCAGACGCAGCTACACGCTGCCGGAGCTGCGCGACATAGCCCCGCCGGGCTGGAGTGCGGAGAGCGATACCCGGTTGCGCAACCTGCTGGTCCGGGAGTTCGATGCCGGCCATGCTTGACGTCGTCATCGTCGGTGGCGGGCCGGTCGGCACGTTCCTCGGCTGCCTGCTGACGGCCGCCGGGCTGAAGGTGCGGGTGCTGGAGGCGCGAGCCGAACTGGACGGGCACTCCCGTGCGATCGGGATCCATCCGCCGGCGCTGCAGGCCTTCGCGAGAATCGGCCTGGCAGACCGGATCATCGCGGCCGGCACGCGGATTGACACCGGTGTGCTGCGCAGCAGGGGCAGTACGGTCGGGACGCTTTCGCTGGCGACGGCATCGCCCAAGTTTCCGTTCGTGCTTGCCCTGCCGCAGAACGCGACCCAGCGCCTGCTCGAGGATCGGCTGCATCGGCTGGCCCCGGCCGCCATGCAGCGCGGCCGCACAGTCACCGGAATCCGGCGGATCGACGCCGGCTGGGAGGTCGCGGTTGCGGGCGACGGGCAGTCGCTGAGCGCCCGTTGCGTCATCGGTGCGGACGGCGCACGCAGCCGGATGCGCGGTTGGCTTGGCATCGCGGCGCGCCCCCAGGACTATCCGGACACCTACCTGATGGGCGACTTCGCCGACTCCGCTGGTGCCGCCGACCGGACCTCCGCGATCATTCACCTGGAGCCCGGCGGCGTCGTTGAATCCTTCCCGCTGCCCGGCGGTATCCGGCGCTGGGTGGTGCGGACACCGTCATTGCAGCAGACGGCCCGGCCTTACGACCTTGCCGAACTGATCCGGATCCGGACAGGTGAAGCGGTCGCCGCCGAAACATCCACAATGATCAGCGCTTTCGCCGTGCGCCGGGCAGTCGCCGAACGGATGGTTGCTGAACAGAAGTCTCCTGGCAACGGATGCGCGATGCTGATCGGCGATGCCGCGCATGAACTGAGTCCGATCGGCGGCCAGGGCATGAACCTGGGCTGGCTGGACGCGGCGGCCCTGGCGCCAATGCTGGTGGACCTGCTTCGCGGGGTCGGCGATCGGCGGATCCGGGAGGATGAACTGCCGGACTTCGAGCGCACCCGACTACGCTCGGCCCGGATCGCGGCCCGGCGGGCCGAACTCAACATGGCACTCGGCCGGCGAACTCCGCCCGTCCTCGTCGGGATCAGGGATGCCGGATTCCGGCTGGCTCTCAGGTCGCCCGCACGCGAGGCTCTGGTGGGTGCTTTCACCATGCGCGGGCTGTAGAAAGCCAATTAGCGTAATCGGCGGAATACCCGGTAGTGTTGGCAGGTCTGTGCTCGGCGTTTTACCGGCCATCCGGCCAGGATCAACGCAGTTATCCACGAACACGACAGTCGCAGCAACCCTCCTGCCACGGAAAGTCCGTGGCCGTTTTAGACCAGAGGAGGTGGGTTAATTTTGCGTCACTATGAGTTGATGGTCATCCTGGACCCCGAACTCGATGAGCGTTCGATCGGTACCACGCTCGATAAGATCCTCAATGTTGTTCCCACAAGCGGTGGAACTCTCGACAACATTGATGTCTGGGGACGTCGTCGCTTTGCGTACGAAATCCAGAAGAAGACCGAAGGCTACTACGCCGTCGTTGATTTCCATGCAACGCCGGACACAGCCAAGGAACTCGATCGCCAGCTCGGTCTGAATGAGACCGTCCTGCGCACCAAGATCCTCCGCCCGGAAGCCTAAGCAGCCGACGCTAGTACAGGAGTCCTCACATGGCAGGCGAAACCGTCATCACGATCGTGGGTAACCTCACCAATGACCCCGAGCTGCGTTTTACGCCCTCGGGAGCAGCGGTGGCGAACTTCACGGTTGCTTCAACTCCACGGAATTTCGATCGTCAGTCGAACGAGTGGAAGGACGGCGAAACGCTGTTCATGCGCTGCTCGGTCTGGCGCGACGCCGCAGAGAACGTCGCGGAGTCGCTTACCCGTGGAACCCGTGTGGTTGTCCAGGGCAGGCTGAAGTCGCGCAGTTACGAAACCAAAGAGGGTGAGAAGCGCACCGTCATCGAGCTCGATGTCGATGAGGTAGGCGCCTCGCTTCGCTACGCCACAGCCAAGGTCACCCGCGCCCAGCGCGGCGGCGGCCAGCAGGGCGGCGGTTTCGGTGGCGGCCAGCAGGGTGGCGGCCAGCAGGGGGGCGGCTTCGGCGGTCCTCAGCAGGGTGGCCAGCAGGGCGGCTTCTCGCAGCCTGCGGCACAGGACGATCCTTGGGCAGCATCGAATCCACAGAGCGGGCAAGGCGGCGGCTGGGGCGCACCCGGCAACGACGAACCCCCGTTCTAAAAAACTTCTTCATTGATCACTACAGGAGACCATCATGGCAAAGCCGGAACTCCGGAAGCCTAAGAAAAAGGCAAATCCGCTGTCGCTGTCTCAGGCGGCTGCAATCAATTACAAAGACACCGCAATGCTGCGCAAGTTCATTTCGGACCGCGGCAAGATCCGCGCCCGTCGGGTGACCGGTGTCTCCGTTCAGGAACAGCGTCTGATCGCGAAGGCCGTTAAGAACGCCCGCGAAATGGCTCTGCTTCCCTACTCGAGCTCCGCTCGCTAAGGGGAACCACAATGGCAAAGCTCATTCTGACCCATGAGGTCACCGGCCTCGGTACCCCCGGCGATGTCGTCGAGGTGAAGAACGGTTACGCGCGCAACTACCTGGTTCCTCGCGGTTTCGCCGTGGCCTGGTCCAAGGGCGGCGAGAAGCAGATCGGCTCGATCCGCGCAGCTCGCAAGGCTCGCGAGGTCGCAAACCTCGATGACGCCAAGGCCCTGAAGGCAACGCTGGAAGCCAAGTCGGTGAAGCTGGCCGCCAAGGCCGGCGACAACGGACGCCTCTTCGGCACCGTGACGCCGACACTGGTCGCAGAGGCCGTCGAGGCCGCCAGCGGCACCAAGATCGACCGCCGCAAGGTAGAGATCCCCGCGCACATCAAGACGCTGGGCAACTACCAGGCAACCGTGCGCGTGCACGAAGATGTTCTCGCGACGATCGACCTCGAGGTCGTTGCCGGCGAGTAACCGCATCAGCCGAAAGGCGCCGTGGCAGTTCTGCTGCCCGGCGCCTTTTTGCTGTCTTCGGCGGGAGGCCTGAGGCACGCCTGGTTCAGGCTGTGCGTAAATGGTTACGGCACAGTCGTCCCAGCAGGCCTAGCGAAAGAAGGACATTCCGGTGAGATTTGCCCCCGAACATTTAGCGATTCTGCTTGGCCTTGCGCTGGTGGTGGTCGCGGTCGTGGCTGTCGTGATCGTCCTGCTGGTAAAGCTCGTTGGGAGTAGGCCTGATCGCCAGTTCCCCGAGGGGCGTTCGGAGCATCGAGACCCTCGGCTCTAGGTCAGCTTAACCGCGTCGTCCCTCCCGGGTGGGGGGTGACGAGTAACAAAGCAGTTCGACGTGCCCGGCAGCCGGAGATGTCAGACCCCCAGACCGGTCAGGCCATTCATCGATAGTGGGTGCCGGATAGCCTGCCTGGCCAAGGCAACGAAACATGACACGATTAGCTCATGTCCCTGTCTTTGAACGCATCGACCGCCATGGGCGAAGCCGACCTGATCCGGTTGCGGGCGCTACGCAAGATGCGAGTTATCGCAGTCTCGCTATTGATTCTCGCGGCAATCATCTTCGTCCTTACCCAGACGCTGACCGACCGGACCGGCGTATGGGGCTTCGTGAACCGAGGCGCCGAGGCCGCCATGATTGGTGCGCTGGCCGACTGGTTTGCCGTGACAGCGCTGTTCCGGCATCCCCTGGGTCTGCCTATTCCGCACACCGCGATCATTCCGAAGCGCAAGGAAGTGCTGGGCCAGAGCCTTACCGAGTTCGTCGCGACCAACTTCCTCGATGGCGCCGTGGTCAAGGACAAGGTGTTGCGCGCCGAGCCGGCGCGCCGCCTTGGCGAGTGGTTGAAACCGGTCGAAAACCGGCAAAAGGTCGTGGTCCGGGCCGCCGGAATAGCTAGCGTCGGCATCTCCAAGGTCAAGGACGCGGACGTGGAGAGTCTGGTCGAACAGGTGATGCTGCCGAAACTCGCCGAGGCAGAGAAGAGTCCGCTGTTGGGCCATTTTCTGGCTGGGGTGGTCGAGGACGGCAGCCATCATGGCCTGGTCGATCTGGTGGCGACCGAGTCCTACGCCTGGCTGACCCGGAACCCGGACGTGGTGGAGCGGGTGGTGGCGGGCCGTGCGCCGTCCTGGGTACCTCAGTGGGTCAACGCCCAGGTGACGAACCGGATCCGCCAGGAGTTGCTGGGCTGGGTGTCGGACGTCCGGGATCGTCCGGATCACCCGGCACGTAAATCACTTGACGAACTGCTCGCAAAGCTCGCCGATGATATGCAACACGACGCCGGCACCATGGCGCGCACGGAGGCCGTGATCAACCGGGCGTTGACCCGGCCTGGCCTTGCCGATACGGTCACGGCGCTCTGGAGGTCGATCCAGCGCGCGCTGATCGAGGCCCTGGATGACGAGGAGGGCGTGCTGCGACGGCGAGGTATCGAGGCGCTCGGAGACCTTGCGGAGCGGCTGACCGCGGAGCCGGAGTTCCAGCAGCGCATCGATAGCCAGCTGGCTTCGGCGGCCGAAACCATTGCGACCTCATTCGGTCCTGAACTGGCTACGGTCATCTCAGACACGGTTGAGCGCTGGGACGGCAATGAGGCGGCGGAGAAGATTGAGCTGCACGTGGGCCGCGACCTGCAGTTCATCCGGATTAACGGCACGGTTGTCGGCGCGCTCGTTGGCCTCGGAATTCACGCGCTCACTCTGGTCCTGGGCTAGCTGTAGCAGACTCGTCCCTGCTCAAGATGGACGACGTGATCGCATTGTTCGGCCTGGCCGACGTCATGCGTCGCGAGGACGATGGTGACGCCGCGGGACCGTTCGGCCTCGATCGCCCGCGCGATGCACTCCGCGGCTTCAAAGTCGACGCCGGCGAGAGGCTCGTCGAGGAGCAGCAGATCTGGACGCTGTGCAAGACCCTGGGCAACCAGGCAGCGCTGACGCTGGCCTCCGGAGAGCGTGCCGATGCGGCGCCCGGCGAGGTCGCTGATGCGCATTTGTTCGAGGCTATCGTGGATGATTCGACTGTCCTCATGGTTAAGCCTTCCGAACATGCCGCGGGCTCTCCAGCGCCCCATCGCGACCGTCTGCTTCACGGTGATTGGCAGCTGATCGGAGACTGCGCTGCGCTGCAGGACGAAAGCGACGTTCTCAGGCAGCCCGGTGATCTGTCCCCTGCTGGGCTCGAGGATGCCTCCCAGTGCAGAGAGGACAGTGGTCTTGCCGGAGCCGTTGGAGCCCGTTAGCGCGGTGATGTGGCCGGCGGGCATCGTGAGATTGATGTCGCACAACGCGGGCTGGTGGCCGTAATGGCAAGTGACATTGGAGACGGTAATGGACGCACGCACATGTTGATGATAACCGTTATCATCAACATGTGGAACTTCTGACATCCCCTTTCGAAGTGTCGTTCGTCTTTCGCGCATTAATCGCGGGTGCGCTCGCAGCAATACTTTGCGGCTGCATCGGAACGTGGGTGGTTTTACGCGGACTCGCGTTCTTCGGTGATGCGATGTCGCATGGGATGCTACCCGGGGTAGCGATCGCCGCTTTGTTGGGCGGCAACCTCATCCTCGGGGCTGCGCTGAGTGCTTTGGTGATGGCGGCGGGGATCACGTGGGTCGCGCGGGAATCGAAGCTGTCTCAGGACGTTAGTATCGGTCTGCTATTCGTGGGCATGCTGGCCGTGGGCGTCGTCATCGTCTCCCATTCACAGTCCTTTGCCGTAGACCTAACGGGCTTCCTGTTCGGCGACGTTCTCGGAGTCCGGAGGCAGGACCTGCTGTTCTTGGCTGTTGCCACCGGACTCGGAGTGCTGGCCAGCGTTCTCCTTCACCGGCCGTTTCTGGCTTTGGCTTTCGATGAGCGCAAAGCGACCACCCTCCGCCTTCGACCGCAGTGGGCCCACGTCGGGATGCTGGCGATTACCGCCCTGGCAACTGTGGCCTCGTTTCAGATCGTCGGCACACTGTTGGTCTTCGGCCTGCTGATCGGGCCGCCGGCGACGGCGTATCTATTGTTCAGTCGCATCGGAGCCATCATGGCCGCTTCGGCAGCGATCGGCACCCTCGCGACCTATGTAGGCCTGCTCATC is part of the Saxibacter everestensis genome and harbors:
- the aztB gene encoding zinc ABC transporter permease AztB, with amino-acid sequence MELLTSPFEVSFVFRALIAGALAAILCGCIGTWVVLRGLAFFGDAMSHGMLPGVAIAALLGGNLILGAALSALVMAAGITWVARESKLSQDVSIGLLFVGMLAVGVVIVSHSQSFAVDLTGFLFGDVLGVRRQDLLFLAVATGLGVLASVLLHRPFLALAFDERKATTLRLRPQWAHVGMLAITALATVASFQIVGTLLVFGLLIGPPATAYLLFSRIGAIMAASAAIGTLATYVGLLISWYAETSAGATIAVLTVLTFFAVLIAKRSLMGYDRTAK
- the rpsF gene encoding 30S ribosomal protein S6, which translates into the protein MRHYELMVILDPELDERSIGTTLDKILNVVPTSGGTLDNIDVWGRRRFAYEIQKKTEGYYAVVDFHATPDTAKELDRQLGLNETVLRTKILRPEA
- a CDS encoding DUF445 domain-containing protein, whose protein sequence is MSLSLNASTAMGEADLIRLRALRKMRVIAVSLLILAAIIFVLTQTLTDRTGVWGFVNRGAEAAMIGALADWFAVTALFRHPLGLPIPHTAIIPKRKEVLGQSLTEFVATNFLDGAVVKDKVLRAEPARRLGEWLKPVENRQKVVVRAAGIASVGISKVKDADVESLVEQVMLPKLAEAEKSPLLGHFLAGVVEDGSHHGLVDLVATESYAWLTRNPDVVERVVAGRAPSWVPQWVNAQVTNRIRQELLGWVSDVRDRPDHPARKSLDELLAKLADDMQHDAGTMARTEAVINRALTRPGLADTVTALWRSIQRALIEALDDEEGVLRRRGIEALGDLAERLTAEPEFQQRIDSQLASAAETIATSFGPELATVISDTVERWDGNEAAEKIELHVGRDLQFIRINGTVVGALVGLGIHALTLVLG
- the rplI gene encoding 50S ribosomal protein L9 — encoded protein: MAKLILTHEVTGLGTPGDVVEVKNGYARNYLVPRGFAVAWSKGGEKQIGSIRAARKAREVANLDDAKALKATLEAKSVKLAAKAGDNGRLFGTVTPTLVAEAVEAASGTKIDRRKVEIPAHIKTLGNYQATVRVHEDVLATIDLEVVAGE
- the aztA gene encoding zinc ABC transporter ATP-binding protein AztA; amino-acid sequence: MSEVPHVDDNGYHQHVRASITVSNVTCHYGHQPALCDINLTMPAGHITALTGSNGSGKTTVLSALGGILEPSRGQITGLPENVAFVLQRSAVSDQLPITVKQTVAMGRWRARGMFGRLNHEDSRIIHDSLEQMRISDLAGRRIGTLSGGQRQRCLVAQGLAQRPDLLLLDEPLAGVDFEAAECIARAIEAERSRGVTIVLATHDVGQAEQCDHVVHLEQGRVCYS
- the rpsR gene encoding 30S ribosomal protein S18, encoding MAKPELRKPKKKANPLSLSQAAAINYKDTAMLRKFISDRGKIRARRVTGVSVQEQRLIAKAVKNAREMALLPYSSSAR
- a CDS encoding methyltransferase domain-containing protein, which encodes MMGRPDLRHRAVDEIEQMDEPGCDPRKLNRTYAQFPLVNAVVAGWRGVYRNRIRDRLAGDREHTLLDIGSGGGDLARAFARWAARDGIDLHVTAIDPDQRAYNFAVQRPAERVSYRQAASSDLVREGQRFDVVISNHVLHHLCTEETAAMLADCERLANSYAVHSDIARSLLAYRLFSIGSLPFSPGSFIRPDGLTSIRRSYTLPELRDIAPPGWSAESDTRLRNLLVREFDAGHA
- a CDS encoding FAD-dependent oxidoreductase; the encoded protein is MPAMLDVVIVGGGPVGTFLGCLLTAAGLKVRVLEARAELDGHSRAIGIHPPALQAFARIGLADRIIAAGTRIDTGVLRSRGSTVGTLSLATASPKFPFVLALPQNATQRLLEDRLHRLAPAAMQRGRTVTGIRRIDAGWEVAVAGDGQSLSARCVIGADGARSRMRGWLGIAARPQDYPDTYLMGDFADSAGAADRTSAIIHLEPGGVVESFPLPGGIRRWVVRTPSLQQTARPYDLAELIRIRTGEAVAAETSTMISAFAVRRAVAERMVAEQKSPGNGCAMLIGDAAHELSPIGGQGMNLGWLDAAALAPMLVDLLRGVGDRRIREDELPDFERTRLRSARIAARRAELNMALGRRTPPVLVGIRDAGFRLALRSPAREALVGAFTMRGL
- a CDS encoding single-stranded DNA-binding protein → MAGETVITIVGNLTNDPELRFTPSGAAVANFTVASTPRNFDRQSNEWKDGETLFMRCSVWRDAAENVAESLTRGTRVVVQGRLKSRSYETKEGEKRTVIELDVDEVGASLRYATAKVTRAQRGGGQQGGGFGGGQQGGGQQGGGFGGPQQGGQQGGFSQPAAQDDPWAASNPQSGQGGGWGAPGNDEPPF